GGCGAATGGAACCAATATATTCCGCTTTTGCGATCCTCGTTTCGACGCTGCGTATAGAGATCAAGCGTCTACTGCGGACGAAGTGAACCGCGCTAGCGATTTTCGCGCAATGCAACAGATCATCGACGACGAGGCTCCGATTGTCCCGCTGTACTACACGCAATATCTCGATGCTGAGAACCGGCACGTCGTCGGCCTCGCTCGCAATATGCTCGGCTATCCGCTCAGTCCCGAAATGTGGGACGTAAAATAAGTTCCAGAAAAAAGGACTACCGACCGCTCGTTAGGAACGCTAAGCAAGCCAGCACCTGTCTTGGGTTTTTCAAAAGCGAGGAGGCTAGCGAATGAAGTTACAAGTTTTTCAATGGGGCCTTATTGGAGTTCTTATTCTGGCCACCGCATATTTCGGGTTTCGTGATAATTGTCTGGACGGAAATCCGATAGGCTTTGACTTCAAAACCGGAAGCGGCGTCGACCTCAAGGTTGACGGTGCACCTACGAGCCCATGCCTTCCGTCCACTGCACCCGGAGCGCCTAAGCAGCTTCCATGCGTAGTTCAGATTCGCTACCTGACCGACCCGGCGCCGAAGTGCCCGTCGCAGGCAACAAGTGATGATTGCAAGTCTAACGGGACGGATAGAAGCCTGCCAGAGTGTCCCAAGTCTGCCACGTGTATCACGATTAATGCCTCTGCCACGGTTCAGGACCAGGATGAGGACGGCGAACATCCGCTAAGCACAGCCCCCGGGAAAACTCAGACTAAAATAATTTTGTCCCCGATGCGTTAGGAAAAACTGCGTCTATTGCACGATCCAAGGAGGTCTTCCGCGGCCTGCTCGCGCGAACGCAGCCCGCTCAAAGCGATCCGACCGAACCGAACGTACCAATGCGGCAACTCGGCGTGCCTATCACTCCCCCGTCGGCGAGAGCCCTAGCCTACCCCGTGCGAGCAGTCACGTTCTCAAGGCGTCGCTTCTTAAAAACTCAGTACTAATGTATTACGGGCCAAAACCGGGACGTCGCATCATCGCTCGAGCGCCGCGTAATGCCGCGCGGAAATGACCACGCCGTCGATGCCGCTTATTCGAGGCATCATGCAGCGAAATCGCCACCCAGGCGTCGAACGCTTTGAGCGTGACCTCTGCCACGCGAGTCTTGATTGCCGGGGCCGGGCCGACGGGACTCGTGCTCGCGTTGAGTCTCGCCCGACAGGGCATTCCGTTCCGGCTGATCGACGCGGCGGATGGACCCGGCGAACGGTCGCGCGCGATGGTCGTGCAGGCTCGCACGCTCGAGTTCTACCGGCAGTTTGGCTTCGCGGACGCTATGGTCGAGGAAGGAATCGTCGTGCAGCGCCTGCATTTGCGTGAAAGCGTCCGTGGAGGCGCATCGCGCGAGGTGTTGCAGCTTCGCTTTAGCGATCTGGGCGCCGGCATCAGTCCCTATCCGTTCGCGCTTACGTATCCGCAAGACGATCACGAGCGCTTCCTCGAAAAACGTCTCGCGGAAGCGGGCTTTGCGGTCGAACGGAAAACCGCGCTAACCGGATTGTCGCAGGATGAAACCGGCGTCCGCGTGACGGTTACCGGGCCAAACGGTGAGGAAGGGATCGAGGCCGAGTATCTCTGCGGCTGCGACGGCGCGCACTCACGGGTGCGCGAATCACTCGGCCTGGGCTTTGCCGGCGTCACGTACGAGCAGCCGTTCTTCGTCTGTGACTGCAAGGTCGCCGAGGGGTTCGATACCGACCTTTACGCCAACCTCGGCGAGCACGCGCTGGTCCTGCTGTTCCCGGTTCGCTCGAGCGGAATGCAGCGCTTGATCGGGCTCGTCCCCCCGGAGCTTTCGAAAACCGAAAACCTGACCTTCGACGACATCCGCAATCGCATCGAACCGGTACTCGGCACGCGGGTGACCGAGGTCAACTGGTTTGCGTTCTATCGCGTGCACCACCGCGTCGCCGAGCGCTTTCGTAACGGACGAGCGTTCATTCTGGGCGACGCCGCGCACATTCACAGCCCGGCGGGCGGTCAAGGGATGAATACCGGTATCGGCGATGCGGTGAACCTCGGCTGGAAGCTTGGCGGCGTGCTGCGCGGCCGAACGGCAGCAAACGTTCTCGAAAGCTTTGAAGAGGAGCGCGTCGCTTTTGCGCGCGCTTTGGTGGCAACGACCGATCGCGCGTTCACCGCCATCGTCGCGCCCGGCCTCGCCGGTGAGTTTATCCGCCGCTTCGCTGCGCCGCTCGGCATCGTAGCGGCGACGCGGCTGCCGGTCACGAGGCGCACCTTCTTCCGCCTCGTTTCCCAGACGCAGATTCACTATCCCGATTCAAGCCTGAGTGAGGGTAAGGCGGGCGGCGTCCGCGGCGGCGACCGCCTCCCGTGGGTGGAGAGCATCGACAACTACGAACCGCTACGCTCGCTGGACTGGCAGCTGCACGTCTACGGGCAGCCCGGAAGCAGCGTCGCGGCGCTCTGCGAGCATCTCGGCATTTCGGTAGAAGCGTTCGCGTGGAGCCGCGACGTAGCAAAAGCCGGTTTCGCCCACGACGCCGGCTATCTCGTTCGGCCGGACGGCCACGTTGCACTCGCATTTGAGGGCGACGAGCCGGCGCGCTTGGACGCTTACGCTCGGGGCATCTCGCTTTCGGCGATCGCGCCGAACCCCTAGCGGGAGATCGCCGTCTCCAGTGCCTGCTCGAAGCGCTGGGGCTGGTCGAACATCACAAAATGGCGGCTTGGCGTGATTAGGACGACCTTACCGTCGGGGGCATTTTCAACCCAGCGCGTGTAGTCGTCTTGCTTTTGCGCGGCCGTTTTGAAGCCTTGATACGGATCGATATCGGGGTCGAACGGGATGATGGCGGTAAAGGGAACCGTTATTCGTTTGAGGCCCGGCGTGAGATCGAGCGAGAGCGCGGCCTGCAGCCACGCGACGATCGCTGCCGGCTTGCTGCGCGCGGCCAGGATCTCGACGGTTTCGACATCGCCTTTTTGCGTGATCGTATGCTGCAGCGTCTGCTTGCGGGCGACGGCGCTCACCTCAGCCTGCGGCAACCCTTCGTACGGAGCCGTGCTTTTCTTTACGGCCGCGTCGCGGGCCGGCTGCGTTGGAGCGACCGGGTATCCGCCTTCGACCGTCACGAGATTTGTGAGATCGTTGGGATAGTGCTCGGCAAAGTAGACGGCGAGCGTTCCGCCCAAACTGTGTCCGACGATCACCGGCCGGCGGAGATGCCGGGTGACGATCAATTCATGCAGGCTCTCCGCCGCGCGAGCCATCAAGTCGTCGCCTGGTACCATCGGACGACCGCCGAAACCGGGCAAGGTCACGACGACGTTGTATTCCTTCGAAAGCTTGTTGATCTGCGCGTTCCATTGCCATGAGCCGCAAAAGAGCGCCGGAATAAAGACGAGCGCGCGATTATCGCGATTGCCGAAGCGTTCGACTTTCAAGATGCCGGAGTAGGAAGTGCCCTGCGGCTGTACGTGGCGCTCAGAGACGGTCGCACCACAGCAGAGCGGCGCGGCTGAGAGCACCACGAGTATCAGCGCGCAACGCGTCAGGAGCCTCATGCTCTCGCTATTCGGCGTGGCCTTCGAGGTTCCAAGCAGGCGTTTCGGGGACCCGGCTTACTCGGGTTCGTAGGCACTCTTTGGGAGAGGCCGAGCCCGAATCGCTCCACCTTCATCTGCTTCGATAAGATCGACGTAGTAACGAAGATCCTCCCGACCGGGATAGCGTTGCGCGCGACGCGCCTCGAACGTCGCTTTCTCATCGTCGCTGCGTTGACCTCGATCGAGGATGCGGTGGTTGAGATCCTGCGCGTCCGCCGCGTCGTAGTGCCGGCCGTGTGCTTGTATCCAAGCATAGACCCGATCGTCGTTGTGGCCTTCGCGCACGTACGCTTCCAGCACGTCGCCATCGACTTCCAAGAACCCCAGCACCGTGGCATCCATCCCAACGGTCTTGTAGTTATATCCGTCCAGGGTTGGCGTTCCGACGGCGCGCATCTTATCGATCAGCCGCGGCAGGAACACCAAGCCGAGTGCCTTTTCGTACGGGCTGCGGAATGGGCGCCCGGACCCCTCGTTGCGCATCGCTCTACACTACTTTCAGAGGCACCGCATTGCAATAAAACTTTCTAAAAACCGTTCGTGCGCGCCTGGCGGTTCACTCGATCGACCGGCGCGACATCCAGATCAGCAAACGCCGCGGGCTCAGCCGCGAACCGAGCACAACCAGCTTATTCGAAAGCCCGGGAACGACGAGATCGCGCCCGGCCAGCATCGCGCGGTAACCGCTTCGCGCAACCGGCGCCGCCCTTGCCAAGGGCAGTTTTCCAAAGAGCAGCGAACGGCCCGCATTCGCGCGCTCGGCAAAGCCGGTTGCCGAAGCCCCGGGAGCCAGACAAGTCACCGTGACGCCCGTGCCGCGAAGCTCCTCGGCGATTCCCTGCGAAAAAGAGAGCACGTAGGCCTTACAGGCGTAGTACACCGACATGAATGGGCCGGGCAGCAGGCCGGCTGTCGAAGCGACGTTTAAGATTCGGCCGGAGCCGCGGGCACGCATAGCCGGAACGTAAGCGCGAACAAGCTCGGTCAACGTCAAGACGTCGAGGGCGATCTCGTCGCGAATGCGCTCCGGCGGGATCTCGTCGAAGCGGCCGTTCGTGGCGAAGCCGGCATTGTTGATCAGGACGTCGCACTCCGGCACGTGCTTGAGTACGGCTGCCGCGGCATCGGGCTTGCTCAAATCTAAGACCAGCGTCTCGACGCTCACGCCGTATCGCGCACGCAATTCCGCAGCCAACGCTTCGAGCTTATCGCCCGAGCGCGCAATAAGTACGAGATCGTGCTTGTCGGCGGCGAGCAGCTTGGCAAACTCTAAGCCGAAACCGCCTGAGGCGCCGGTCACGATCGCACGACTCATACCGCCTACTTTCTCGAGCCGCTCGCACGGCTCGAGCCGCAGCCTTCAGGTTATTGCTTTGAGCCGGGCCTCGCAGGCCTCCCAGTCGATGTTGCCGATGAAGGCTTCGACGTACTTACCTTTGTCGGCCGGCTTGTAATCGCGCAGCCACGCGTGCTCCCACAGATCCATGACGACGATCGGCTCGCAGCCGGCAAGGTTGTTGACATTGTGGTCGCCGACCCAAACGTTGAGGAGCTGTTTTGTATCGGGATCCAGGTAGGTGATCGCCCAGCCGATGCCGCGCATCCCCCCGGTCGCAGCGAAGTCCTTCTTCCACTGTTCCGCGTCACCGAACGATTTCCCGAGGGCATCGTGCAGCTTGCCCGATTTCAAGGCCACCGGCGAGCTGGTGAGGTTATCGAAATAGTATTCGTGGAGCCGCATCCCGTCGAACTCCCACCCTAAGCGCCGGACGATCTCGGCAAACTCGGGGCTCGCGCCGGAGTTCTGGCCGCCGCTTCGAAGCGCGTCGATTCGGTCGAGAAGCGCATTGGTGTTTTTGACATAGCCTTCGTACAGGCCGAAGTGGATCTCGAGGGTTTGGTCCGAGATGCCCTGCAATCCGGACAGATTCCATTTTTTAGGCGAATATCGCGCAGTAGTACTAGCTGTGGTCATAGAGATGCCTTACCCATCCGCCCATTGAAAATCCTACGAACCATGCGACGGATTGAATCAAGCTATGCGTAGGCTGCTCAACTTAGGATTACCTACCTTTATGTTCGGGTATGTTTGGGGCTGTTTTGCCGGCGGGCGAGGGCCGGTTGGCAACGGTCCGGCCGTTTCGGGAGCCCCTGCGACGAATAGGCAGCCGCGGCGAATTTCAAACGTTAGCCGGCCAGACGATATCTTGTGCGTGACCGTCGCTGCGGCAGATCGTCACCGCTTCGCTTGGTCCCGGCCAGCTTTTCACCGCGGTACGATAGGCGCGTCCGTCGAGCTCCATCGAAACGTGCGCAAAGGGCGCGACCGCCGATGCCGCCTCAGCGCACTGCGCGATCGTGCCGACGAGGCGGGCTTTCTCTTGGGGTGAAAGGTGCTCTTCCACGAGGGTGCTGATCGCGACCGTGACGCGACCGCCGGCCGTGCCGCCTTCACGCGGAAGCCAAGTCGCGTAGCTCTCTTGGTCGACCGTGACCGGAAACGCGCGCGCGACCGCGAGCGCGCCGCGCAGACGCTCGAGACGGTCGTGTTGATCGGGCCAAACGAACGACGTCAATCGTAGACGGTCTTCTTCTTTTGTTGCATCGAGCGGGTGGAGATCGCAACCGCGGCGATCGGTTATTTCGAGATAAGCGTCCAGCGACGCCGGGTGCCCCGAGGCGATGCGATTGCGCAGCACTAGCGGCGATTCCGGATCGCCCCAGCGCCAGTCGCCGCCGTCGTAGCCGAAGCGGTCGAAACGAAGATTGAGCCCCGCGCTCGCGCCGATCTCGCGAAGGCGCAGCGGCATCCCGAAACGCGCCGCCAGAAAAGCGCACGCGGCCAGCAGCGGCATCGAACGCGCCGGCTCGTTCGTCTGGGGGATCCTTGCGAGAATCGGCGCCAATCGCTCGGGCGTGCGCGCGACAATTTCGCGGACGGCTCGCCAGGCGGCGCGCGCGTCGCCGTTGCCGCCGGTTGACGGATAGTGCGTTCGAAGCTTCGGGTCGCCGGACAATGCGAGATAGTGCAACGCACCGGCGAGATGCAGTCCGGGGCGAAAGTACCCGTCGAGGGAGTCGAACAACGCCGCGACCGCGCGATCGCCCGCGCGATACTGCGCGATCGCTTCGCGCAGCAACGCAGCCGTGAACGGGGAGCCCATCGCCGCGCAGGCCTGCGCCTGGTGTTCCAACCGCGTCGTTATATCCGTCATTTTCCTCGTAAGTATAAGCCCTGGTTTTTTCGGGTATCGTAAAACTCCCAACCACGTGCTGGCGGCAGGCCAGGCAATGAAAGGAAGAACGATGTCGGTCGAAGACCCCACCGTCGATCCGCGGCCCGATCCCGACGACCCCGAAGCGCCCGAGACGAATCCGAATTCGCCGCCGCCGAACCCGGCCGAAGGTAGTCCGTTGCCCGACGAAGACGGGGGCAACAACGACGTCAGCCCCGGCGGAGAATAGGCGGAGCGGCAGGTACGCAGCAGCGTTAGTACAGGCCGGGAATCAGGCGCGCGGTACGCGCACGATAGGCGTCGTATTCGGGGCCGAAGTGCGCGCCGAGCAGTGCCTCCTCCGAACGAATGCGCGCGATAATCACCGGCACGAGCAGCGCGGTGCAAATCAGCCCGAGCGCCGACCGAAAGGCTAAGCTCCAGCCAACTGAGCTGATCAATAACCCGGCGTAGCTGGGATGGCGGATGACGCCGTAGATTCCGGTCGTCAGCAACTGATGACCGCGTTGGATCGCTACCAGCCCGCTGAAGCGATCGCCCAAAATGAAGACCGGCCAGATGCGCAGCGCGCCGCCGATAATGAAGAGCACGAGACCGGCCCAGCGAATCGCATCGCCGCCGAACGTAAGAAGGCCGATGCGATCGGAGTATGCGGGCACCACGGCAAGCGCGAGGCCGAGCAGCGAGAAGGGAATCAGCACCCAGCGATTGGAGCGGTCCTCTCGCTCCCCGCGCGATATACCGCCGCCGGCCAGCGCCGCGGCGATAACGAGCGCGCAGAAAGCAATCGTCAGGGCGATGAGCGGCGGCTGGGAGAAAAAGCGCGCGAATCCGCCGTCGCAGAGAATCACGAGCACGAAATAGGCGGCCGAGGTGGTGAGCACGATTAGCTGGCGCATCACGATCGTGCGAGCTCGTGCAGCAGCTTTGCGTATTCCGCGGCTTCGCGTTTGAGAGCGGCGCTCGGCAGAATAGCGGCTTCGGCCGACAGGGTGAGCAGCAGCCCGTAGGGCGTGGCGTGATGTTCGGCCAGCCGGCGCGCTTCACGCAGGTGTTCGCGCGCCGAGCCGACGTCGCCGAGTTTTGCGTGCGCGGTCGCCATCAGCCGATGCGCGTCGCCGAGGCCGCGCTCCGTCCGTTGCGCGCTATAGCCGGCAAGCGCCTCACGCGCCTCGCGCAATGCCGCCTCGTGTTCGCCGAGACGGTCCAACGCGGCGGCCGCAGACGCGTGCCAGCCCGGCACAACCGCGCGCGGGCACCAGGACCCCTCGCCGGGACGAACGTAGCCCATCAGCGAGAGCGCGTCGTGCGGACGGCCGGTCATCGTGTAGGCGTGCGCCGCTTCCATCATCAAGCCGGAACGATCGCCGGGACGCGCGCCGCGCAGCGCGTGGGGTGCCATCGTGCGGTAGCGGCGGATCGCCTCAGTATAGTCGCCGCTGACGGCGTTGAGCCCGACGAGCACCGCTCCGAGGCGGCTCGCCGTCGACGACCATCCGGACTCGGCGCCCCGTTGCAGCAATACCGCGATTTCGCTGACAGCGGCGCGGGTTCGCCCCGTGACGATCGCTTCGATCGTCACGTGTACCGCCGAGATCTCGAGCGCCTCAGGACGGTTCGCAAGCCGGAACGCATCGATGAGCTCGACCGCTTCGGCCGAAGAAGATCGAGCCTGCGCGAAGTTTCCAAGTCTAAACTGCAACAGCGCTTCGTCGCCGAGCGTGTCGGCGAGGGCGGAGTGGGGCTTGAGCAGCGCGGGTTCGGCAGCGATGCTGCGCCGCAGAAAAGCGCCCGCGCGTTCAAAATGCGAGACGCTCTCCAACGGCGTTAGGGATAAGTGCGCCTGCGCGCGAGCGAGGCGTCCGCGCAGCCAATCGGCGACGGCGGGGGCGAACTCACCGTCGTTGAGTACGTGCGACGCGGCGCGCACAGCGGCCGACCCGGCTGGTTCGTCGCTATAGTCGTTCGCCGTTTCGGCCAACTCGAGCAGCAGGTCGGCGCGCTCGAGCAAATCGCTTGCGTCTCTCGCGAGTGCGCGCAGCGCGTCGAGGCACTCCGCGTTTCCGGATTGCGCGAGGCTTCGCGCGAAGGTCTTGCCTGCGAGCACCGCTTCGCCGCCGGCTGCAAACGGGGACGCATCCGCGACGGCCGGGCGGTCCTCCGCGGCGCCTGCATTCTCGTCGAAGAGATGCTCGCTGAGAAAGGCGAGCGCCTGGCGGCGATCGCGAAAGAACTGCCGCGGCGAGAGCGCTAGTGCACGCTGAACGACGGCGGCACTCTCGCCGCCGAGATCGTAGCGCCGCACGATCTCGCGCTGGCGCGGCGGCAAACGGAATAGCGCGATCTCAACGGCGCCTAGCATCGCCAGATGCCGCCGAGCTTCGAGCGAGCGCAACGTCCGCAGCTCGCGCAGCAAGCGGCGTACGGCGGAGAGCGGATCGTCTCGATCTGACTTGCGCGCCATGGAATCTTCTCTTCTCCAGAACGAGCCTCGGGTCTGCCGGGTGACGTGGCATTCTGGCGAAGCGCAGCCCGGCCCCGACTCAAGTAATGCCGCATTTTCGCGCCGCGGTAGGAGCTGGCGCCCGAGCAATCGGAGGGTGCACTGCCATGAAAACATTTGCCGCGCTTGGCGCGATCGCACTTCTCACGGCCTGCTCCGGGATCGGATCGCACGCCGCTCCGGTTCTCCCGAATAGCGGGGCCGCTTCGCAAACGGCCCCGAAGGGCCACGGAAAGTATAACGGGCAAGTCTTCGTTTCAGATTTGGACAACGCAGCCGTTTGGATCTGTCCGACAAACTTCAAGGACATTAAATTCGGCTACCTCGCCGCGACCGGGCAGCTGCAAGGCGTCTCCAACCCGTCGCAGCTCGCGGTCGACGCCAA
The Candidatus Cybelea sp. DNA segment above includes these coding regions:
- a CDS encoding FAD-dependent monooxygenase, coding for MTSATRVLIAGAGPTGLVLALSLARQGIPFRLIDAADGPGERSRAMVVQARTLEFYRQFGFADAMVEEGIVVQRLHLRESVRGGASREVLQLRFSDLGAGISPYPFALTYPQDDHERFLEKRLAEAGFAVERKTALTGLSQDETGVRVTVTGPNGEEGIEAEYLCGCDGAHSRVRESLGLGFAGVTYEQPFFVCDCKVAEGFDTDLYANLGEHALVLLFPVRSSGMQRLIGLVPPELSKTENLTFDDIRNRIEPVLGTRVTEVNWFAFYRVHHRVAERFRNGRAFILGDAAHIHSPAGGQGMNTGIGDAVNLGWKLGGVLRGRTAANVLESFEEERVAFARALVATTDRAFTAIVAPGLAGEFIRRFAAPLGIVAATRLPVTRRTFFRLVSQTQIHYPDSSLSEGKAGGVRGGDRLPWVESIDNYEPLRSLDWQLHVYGQPGSSVAALCEHLGISVEAFAWSRDVAKAGFAHDAGYLVRPDGHVALAFEGDEPARLDAYARGISLSAIAPNP
- a CDS encoding alpha/beta hydrolase; this encodes MRLLTRCALILVVLSAAPLCCGATVSERHVQPQGTSYSGILKVERFGNRDNRALVFIPALFCGSWQWNAQINKLSKEYNVVVTLPGFGGRPMVPGDDLMARAAESLHELIVTRHLRRPVIVGHSLGGTLAVYFAEHYPNDLTNLVTVEGGYPVAPTQPARDAAVKKSTAPYEGLPQAEVSAVARKQTLQHTITQKGDVETVEILAARSKPAAIVAWLQAALSLDLTPGLKRITVPFTAIIPFDPDIDPYQGFKTAAQKQDDYTRWVENAPDGKVVLITPSRHFVMFDQPQRFEQALETAISR
- a CDS encoding DUF5069 domain-containing protein, with amino-acid sequence MRNEGSGRPFRSPYEKALGLVFLPRLIDKMRAVGTPTLDGYNYKTVGMDATVLGFLEVDGDVLEAYVREGHNDDRVYAWIQAHGRHYDAADAQDLNHRILDRGQRSDDEKATFEARRAQRYPGREDLRYYVDLIEADEGGAIRARPLPKSAYEPE
- a CDS encoding SDR family oxidoreductase, whose translation is MSRAIVTGASGGFGLEFAKLLAADKHDLVLIARSGDKLEALAAELRARYGVSVETLVLDLSKPDAAAAVLKHVPECDVLINNAGFATNGRFDEIPPERIRDEIALDVLTLTELVRAYVPAMRARGSGRILNVASTAGLLPGPFMSVYYACKAYVLSFSQGIAEELRGTGVTVTCLAPGASATGFAERANAGRSLLFGKLPLARAAPVARSGYRAMLAGRDLVVPGLSNKLVVLGSRLSPRRLLIWMSRRSIE
- a CDS encoding Fe-Mn family superoxide dismutase, coding for MQGISDQTLEIHFGLYEGYVKNTNALLDRIDALRSGGQNSGASPEFAEIVRRLGWEFDGMRLHEYYFDNLTSSPVALKSGKLHDALGKSFGDAEQWKKDFAATGGMRGIGWAITYLDPDTKQLLNVWVGDHNVNNLAGCEPIVVMDLWEHAWLRDYKPADKGKYVEAFIGNIDWEACEARLKAIT
- a CDS encoding DUF2332 domain-containing protein, encoding MTDITTRLEHQAQACAAMGSPFTAALLREAIAQYRAGDRAVAALFDSLDGYFRPGLHLAGALHYLALSGDPKLRTHYPSTGGNGDARAAWRAVREIVARTPERLAPILARIPQTNEPARSMPLLAACAFLAARFGMPLRLREIGASAGLNLRFDRFGYDGGDWRWGDPESPLVLRNRIASGHPASLDAYLEITDRRGCDLHPLDATKEEDRLRLTSFVWPDQHDRLERLRGALAVARAFPVTVDQESYATWLPREGGTAGGRVTVAISTLVEEHLSPQEKARLVGTIAQCAEAASAVAPFAHVSMELDGRAYRTAVKSWPGPSEAVTICRSDGHAQDIVWPANV
- a CDS encoding isoprenylcysteine carboxylmethyltransferase family protein, which gives rise to MRQLIVLTTSAAYFVLVILCDGGFARFFSQPPLIALTIAFCALVIAAALAGGGISRGEREDRSNRWVLIPFSLLGLALAVVPAYSDRIGLLTFGGDAIRWAGLVLFIIGGALRIWPVFILGDRFSGLVAIQRGHQLLTTGIYGVIRHPSYAGLLISSVGWSLAFRSALGLICTALLVPVIIARIRSEEALLGAHFGPEYDAYRARTARLIPGLY